A genomic stretch from Candidatus Amarolinea dominans includes:
- the mreD gene encoding rod shape-determining protein MreD yields MNLYFLVPMLAAIGLLQTTFVPYLSLLGAKPNLMLLVVVAWTLIAGSREGLWWAFIGGLWLDLLGGSPLGASALALVAAAYLIGQGAGAIFRERLLIRVLSGLAAGLVYGSVLLGLLALGGRPADWPATLVRVIVPDALYNAMLLPVVYVLVLAASRRVGSRRWEV; encoded by the coding sequence ATGAACCTATACTTCTTGGTGCCCATGCTGGCCGCAATCGGCCTGCTACAAACCACCTTCGTTCCCTACCTCAGCCTCTTGGGCGCAAAACCCAACCTGATGCTGTTGGTAGTGGTGGCGTGGACACTGATCGCCGGCAGCCGCGAGGGCCTGTGGTGGGCATTCATTGGCGGTCTATGGCTCGACCTGCTAGGCGGCAGCCCGCTCGGCGCCTCAGCGCTGGCGCTGGTGGCTGCTGCCTATCTGATCGGACAGGGCGCAGGTGCCATCTTTCGCGAACGACTGCTGATTCGAGTGCTCAGCGGCCTGGCTGCCGGTCTGGTGTACGGCAGCGTACTGCTCGGTCTGTTGGCCCTGGGCGGCCGCCCGGCCGATTGGCCGGCCACGTTGGTCAGAGTCATCGTGCCCGATGCGCTCTACAATGCCATGCTACTACCGGTGGTGTACGTGCTGGTTCTGGCCGCAAGTCGTCGCGTTGGGTCGCGACGATGGGAAGTGTGA